A part of Mycolicibacterium sp. TUM20985 genomic DNA contains:
- a CDS encoding FAD-dependent monooxygenase: MIRRSDRPRPQRNLERTLKILISGAGIAGLACTLTLGTLGHDVTVVESARHLRVTGTPIDIRGDAIEAVNRMGLLPKIQQRRVRMSELTQFVDSGGKPVGGIPMAEISDFGDDIELLREDLVHILADALPDTAVIRFGDSIETLTHGAGGVDVRFTAGRTGRYDLVIGADGQHSAVRRLVFGPEKHFLRHLGVYFALADLPGDAQSEGTNSIHNVPGRMAGIFRYNGKAVGAFQFRSEPIAYDHHDLDAQKEILLDAFAEYRSWRIPELLDAARADPDFYFTAASQVHLPAWQRGRVVLVGDAGYCPAYLSGRGTSLALTGARFLAEELEGCGNDHATAFARYEARQRPYVTLAQSRASSGRDRMLPTTWAAIAARNAALKAPGADRGAPDPSTVDAR; encoded by the coding sequence CTGATCCGCCGATCCGATCGACCCCGACCTCAGCGAAATCTGGAGCGCACACTGAAAATCCTCATCTCGGGAGCCGGTATCGCCGGGCTCGCCTGCACACTCACCCTCGGCACCCTCGGCCACGACGTCACCGTCGTCGAGTCTGCCCGCCACCTCCGGGTCACCGGCACACCCATCGACATCCGCGGTGACGCCATCGAGGCCGTGAACAGGATGGGACTGCTCCCGAAGATCCAGCAGCGACGGGTCCGGATGTCCGAGCTCACCCAGTTCGTCGACAGCGGCGGCAAGCCGGTGGGGGGGATACCGATGGCGGAGATCAGCGACTTTGGCGACGACATCGAGCTTCTCCGTGAGGATCTCGTACACATCCTCGCCGATGCGCTCCCGGACACTGCCGTAATCCGCTTCGGCGACTCGATCGAGACACTGACCCACGGCGCCGGCGGCGTCGACGTACGTTTCACCGCGGGCCGCACCGGACGATATGACCTGGTGATCGGTGCCGACGGCCAACACTCCGCGGTACGCAGGCTGGTGTTCGGGCCCGAGAAGCACTTCCTGCGGCACCTAGGTGTCTACTTCGCCCTCGCCGATCTCCCCGGCGATGCGCAATCGGAGGGCACCAACTCGATACACAACGTGCCCGGCCGAATGGCAGGCATCTTCCGGTACAACGGCAAGGCCGTCGGGGCATTTCAGTTCCGCTCGGAACCGATCGCCTATGACCACCACGACCTGGACGCCCAGAAGGAAATCCTCCTCGACGCCTTCGCGGAATACCGCTCGTGGCGGATCCCGGAGCTGCTCGATGCCGCGCGCGCCGATCCTGATTTCTACTTCACCGCCGCGAGCCAGGTCCACCTGCCGGCCTGGCAACGCGGCCGCGTCGTCCTCGTCGGGGACGCCGGCTACTGCCCGGCCTACCTGTCCGGTCGGGGCACCTCACTTGCGCTCACCGGCGCCCGCTTCCTTGCCGAAGAACTCGAAGGGTGCGGCAACGACCACGCCACCGCGTTCGCGCGGTACGAGGCCCGGCAGCGCCCCTACGTCACCCTCGCCCAGAGTCGTGCTTCCAGCGGCCGCGACCGCATGCTGCCGACCACGTGGGCGGCCATTGCCGCCCGCAACGCGGCGCTGAAGGCACCCGGTGCCGACCGCGGTGCGCCGGATCCTTCAACCGTCGACGCACGGTAG
- a CDS encoding TetR/AcrR family transcriptional regulator, with product MDKRSSDRPPARRPGGRNARVRARILDATAELVARDGIAGFRYEEVAELAGVHRTSVYRNWPDREELVTEALLQYAEDLASIADTGDLHRDLVDYLMALAGGLDTPFGRALELAMQPTRENPAVRQTVANILEQRGADTQRRVNLAVGRGELPPVDSVFLGEMLSGPVRLIVNRGIRPFTLMDAERIVDVVLAGIRATTPHV from the coding sequence ATGGACAAACGGAGCAGCGATCGGCCGCCCGCGCGGCGCCCCGGCGGCCGCAACGCGCGGGTGCGCGCGCGAATCCTCGACGCTACGGCCGAGCTCGTGGCACGCGACGGCATCGCGGGCTTCCGCTACGAGGAGGTCGCCGAGCTCGCCGGCGTACACAGGACCAGCGTGTACCGAAATTGGCCCGACCGCGAGGAGCTGGTCACCGAGGCGCTGTTGCAGTACGCCGAGGACCTCGCGTCCATCGCCGACACCGGCGACCTCCATCGCGACCTGGTGGACTATCTGATGGCCCTCGCCGGGGGCCTGGACACGCCGTTCGGCCGGGCGCTCGAACTGGCGATGCAGCCCACCCGAGAAAACCCCGCGGTTCGGCAGACGGTCGCCAACATCCTCGAGCAACGCGGAGCAGACACGCAGCGGCGGGTGAACCTCGCCGTCGGCCGGGGCGAGCTGCCACCGGTCGACAGCGTCTTCCTCGGCGAGATGCTTTCCGGCCCGGTACGCCTGATCGTCAACCGCGGCATACGACCCTTCACCCTGATGGACGCGGAGCGCATCGTTGACGTGGTGCTCGCCGGCATCCGTGCCACGACACCGCATGTCTGA
- a CDS encoding MFS transporter — MPRVAIVYLGSHFLSLLGNGILAVALPLIVLQTGLSPLSMGAVSIATAAPALLVGLFAGVLLDRVNRRSCSILADVVSAGAVGAVPLVDVLWGLNLWSLIALAIIGSFGDVPGMTARQVLAPAVARHTGMPLERLVGLRQSMTSMALIIGPAAAGTLLTLFDGTAVLLVTAATSGAAALLTAAMPHRLGAVVASPHQRDSPRAQFGSGAAVLRRSRLLTGTVALTVGMAVTLGGLQGLVLPLYFSAIARPDLLGFVLTSLAAGMLTGTTIFAIIGANGKRWSWVSAALAGTTAGFVLIATLASPAVVFVGAALLGVAVAVQGAVLGVLQAERIPDAVRGRVLSLQNACLHVATPAGIGLAGVVAEYGSPIAAGLTIIAVWLVVLITVALSRALVDLEPEAKSAGYTADVASANRVGS; from the coding sequence TTGAGTATGGGAGCAGTCTCCATTGCGACGGCAGCACCAGCGCTGCTCGTCGGGCTGTTCGCCGGTGTCCTGTTGGATCGAGTCAACCGCCGATCGTGCTCGATACTCGCCGACGTCGTCTCGGCTGGCGCGGTCGGCGCCGTCCCGCTGGTCGACGTGCTCTGGGGCCTGAACCTGTGGTCGCTGATCGCACTCGCGATCATTGGCTCCTTCGGCGACGTCCCGGGAATGACTGCGCGGCAGGTACTCGCCCCGGCGGTGGCCCGACACACCGGCATGCCACTGGAACGACTGGTGGGCCTGCGCCAGTCGATGACCTCGATGGCACTGATCATCGGACCCGCAGCCGCCGGCACCTTGCTCACGCTGTTCGACGGCACAGCGGTCCTGCTCGTCACCGCGGCAACTTCCGGTGCCGCTGCGCTGCTCACCGCCGCCATGCCACATCGCCTTGGCGCCGTCGTTGCCAGCCCCCACCAACGAGACTCGCCGCGGGCGCAGTTCGGGTCAGGTGCCGCGGTGCTACGCCGCAGTCGTCTTCTGACCGGCACCGTCGCTCTGACGGTAGGCATGGCGGTGACGCTGGGCGGGCTGCAGGGCCTGGTGCTGCCACTGTACTTCAGCGCCATCGCACGGCCGGACCTGCTTGGATTCGTCCTGACCTCGCTCGCTGCCGGAATGCTAACCGGGACAACTATTTTCGCAATCATCGGCGCCAACGGGAAACGCTGGTCCTGGGTGTCCGCCGCACTGGCTGGGACGACGGCCGGCTTCGTGCTGATCGCGACGCTGGCCTCGCCGGCAGTGGTGTTCGTCGGTGCCGCACTGCTCGGTGTTGCCGTCGCCGTGCAGGGAGCGGTGCTCGGAGTCCTTCAGGCAGAACGCATCCCGGACGCGGTCCGCGGTCGGGTGCTCAGTCTGCAGAACGCATGCCTACACGTCGCTACTCCAGCGGGCATCGGCCTGGCCGGGGTCGTTGCCGAGTACGGTTCGCCCATCGCGGCCGGCCTCACCATCATCGCCGTGTGGCTAGTCGTCCTCATCACCGTCGCCCTGTCCCGAGCACTGGTAGACCTCGAACCTGAGGCCAAGTCCGCCGGCTATACGGCCGACGTTGCCTCGGCCAATCGGGTCGGGAGTTGA